A region from the Cannabis sativa cultivar Pink pepper isolate KNU-18-1 chromosome 9, ASM2916894v1, whole genome shotgun sequence genome encodes:
- the LOC115724110 gene encoding pathogen-related protein, which yields MASIEVKEDKYRTHIYGETEKNTKWRYGGPPNYDVVNKLFEEGRTKIWPTGSLEEKVQNLVKTWEMEMFHKTSFDDYKTVDKNKYTLSLNGRRALSLEEKRKLGGGYNSLLQTSLPDNLRCYNPAEETADSSHRAFTTAFPRGFAVEILHVYSGPPVIVYKFRHWGYMEGPFKGHNPTGEMVQLFGMSIFELDEQEKIVKVEFFYDRGELLGGLLKGSRSDSSISQDEASTCPFMKKTG from the exons ATGGCATCTATTGAAGTTAAAGAAGACAAGTACCGTACACATATTTATGGGGAAACAGAGAAAAACACCAAATGGAGGTATGGAGGCCCTCCCAACTATGATGTTGTGAACAAGCTTTTTGAAGAAGGCAGAACTAAG ATATGGCCAACAGGATCACTTGAAGAGAAAGTGCAAAACCTTGTGAAGACATGGGAAATGGAGATGTTCCACAAGACAAGTTTTGATGACTACAAAACTGTTGATAAAAACAAGTACACTCTAAGCTTAAATG GTAGAAGAGCTTTGAGTTTAGAGGAGAAGCGTAAGCTTGGGGGAGGCTACAACTCGTTGTTGCAGACATCCTTACCAGACAACTTGCGGTGTTACAACCCAGCAGAAGAAACAGCAGATTCTTCTCACCGTGCTTTTACAACTGCCTTTCCTCGAGGATTTGCAGTGGAAATTCTTCATGTCTACTCTGGTCCACCAGTGATTGTTTACAAGTTCCGGCACTGGGGCTATATGGAAGGTCCATTCAAAGGTCATAACCCCACCGGAGAAATGGTTCAACTCTTTGGCATGTCCATTTTTGAG CTGGATGAACAAGAGAAAATTGTGAAGGTGGAGTTCTTCTATGATCGTGGAGAACTACTTGGAGGTCTTCTAAAGGGTTCAAGGTCGGATAGTAGTATCTCTCAAGATGAAGCCTCAACTTGTCCTTTTATGAAGAAAACTGGGTAG
- the LOC115722980 gene encoding probable CoA ligase CCL12 isoform X1, whose translation MGSKSISEVGVDDLVQAGLTTEEATGFQRVLKDSLSCTKGSDPSEVWRHLVARRVLKPWHPHGLHQLVYYSVYAHWDVSSKGPPPYWFPSLYHSKDTNLGRLMEKHGPSLLGPLYKDPITSYSLFQKFSVEHPEVYWSIALKELSVSFQEEPKCILDKSDKSKHGGSWLPGAVLNIAECCLLPTSYPRKDDDSLAIVWRDEGSDDSSVNLITLKQLREQVISVAKSLDAMFSKGDAIAMDMPMTANAVIIYLAIILSGLVVVSIADSFAPKEIASRLHVSQAKAIFTQDFILRGGRKFPLYSRVVEAAPDRVIVLPATGSNTGIQLREQDMSWGDFLSSVGTRSRKYSPCYQPVDSLINILFSSGTTGEPKAIPWTHLSPIRCSSDFWAYMDIKVGDVVCWPTNLGWALGPFILFTCFLSGAVLALYHGSPLGRGFGKFVQDASVTKLGTVPSLVKTWKNTQCMKGLDWTKIKSVASTGETSNVDDDLWLSSQAYYKPVIECCGGTELASSYIQGSLLQPQAFGAFNTATMTTSFVIIDEHGNPYPDDQACTGEVGLIPLYLGASDRLLNADHEEVYFKGMPLYKGMRLRRHGDIINRTVGGYFIVQGRADDTMNLGGIKTSSFELERVCDRADDSILETAAVSVSPIGGGPEQLVMFVVLKNGYDAEAENLRTKFSKAIQSNLNPLFKVSAVKIVHEFPRTMSNKLLRRVLRDQLNREFSIQSKI comes from the exons ATGGGAAGTAAGAGCATAAGTGAGGTAGGAGTGGACGACTTGGTTCAGGCTGGTCTAACCACTGAGGAAGCCACTGGCTTCCAAAGGGTCCTTAAAGACTCACTCAGCTGCACCAAAGGGTCCGACCCAAGTGAGGTCTGGAGGCACCTGGTGGCTCGGAGAGTGCTCAAGCCTTGGCACCCACATGGGCTACATCAGCTGGTTTACTACTCTGTTTATGCTCATTGGGATGTCTCCTCCAAAGGCCCTCCTCCTTATTGGTTTCCTTCTTT GTATCACTCTAAAGATACAAACTTGGGACGTCTCATGGAGAAGCACGGTCCAAGCCTTCTTGGCCCTTTATATAAGGATCCTATAACAAGTTATAGCCTCTTTCAGAAGTTCTCTGTTGAGCACCCTGAG GTTTATTGGTCGATTGCCCTAAAAGAGCTTTCGGTATCATTCCAAGAAGAACCAAAATGCATTCTAGACAAATCTGATAAGTCAAAGCATGGCGGATCATGGCTTCCGGGTGCAGTTTTGAACATTGCTGAATGTTGTTTGTTGCCCACTTCATATCCAAGGAAAGATGATGATAGTTTGGCTATTGTATGGAGAGATGAAGGTTCTGATGATTCTAGTGTAAACTTGATTACACTAAAGCAACTTCGGGAGCAAGTAAT CTCGGTTGCTAAGTCGCTGGATGCCATGTTTTCCAAGGGTGATGCAATTGCAATGGACATGCCAATGACAGCTAATGCAGTTATAATTTACTTAGCAATCATACTTTCAGGTCTTGTTGTTGTATCAATAGCTGACAGCTTTGCTCCAAAGGAAATTGCAAGTCGATTGCATGTCTCACAAGCCAAGGCTATCTTTACCCAG GATTTCATACTAAGAGGCGGTCGCAAGTTTCCTCTATACAG TCGAGTTGTGGAAGCTGCACCAGATAGAGTTATTGTCCTCCCTGCAACTGGGAGCAACACAGGCATTCAGCTAAGAGAACAGGATATGTCATGGGGAGACTTCCTCTCCAGTGTTGGCACTCGTTCAAG AAAGTACTCTCCATGCTATCAACCAGTTGACTCTTTGATCAATATACTATTTTCATCTGGAACAACGG GAGAACCAAAAGCTATTCCATGGACACATCTTTCTCCAATTAGGTGTTCATCTGATTTTTGGGCTTATATGGATATCAAAGTTGGAGATGTTGTCTGCTGGCCTACAAATTTAGGATGGGCATTGGGTCCATTTATACTTTTCACATGCTTTTTGTCTGGTGCGGTACTTGCTCTCTATCATGGATCTCCTCTCGGCCGTGGCTTTGGCAAATTTGTTCAG GATGCAAGTGTGACTAAATTAGGTACAGTTCCAAGCCTGGTGAAAACTTGGAAGAATACACAATGTATGAAAGGCCTAGATTGGACAAAAATAAA ATCCGTCGCCTCCACAGGAGAAACATCTAATGTTGATGATGACCTTTGGCTGTCTTCGCAAGCATATTATAAGCCCGTTATTGAATGTTGTGGAGGGACAGAGCTTGCATCGTCTTACATACAAGGAAGTCTACTACAACCTCAAGCTTTTGGTGCATTCAATACTGCAACTATGACAACAAGCTTTGTCATAATTGATGAACATGGGAATCCCTAT CCAGATGATCAAGCTTGTACAGGTGAAGTGGGATTAATCCCTCTATATCTAGGTGCAAGTGATAGGTTGCTTAATGCTGATCATGAAGAAGTTTATTTTAAGGGAATGCCACTATACAAAGGAATG CGCCTGAGGAGACATGGAGACATCATCAACAGAACTGTTGGAGGCTATTTCATTGTACAAGGCAGAGCTGATGACACCATGAACCTTGGAGGCATTAAG ACAAGTTCTTTTGAACTCGAACGTGTATGTGACCGAGCTGATGATAGCATCTTAGAGACTGCAGCTGTTAGCGTTTCTCCAATTGGCGGTGGTCCAGAACAACTAGTTATGTTTGTGGTATTAAAGAACGGGTATGACGCTGAAGCTGAAAATCTTAGGACAAAGTTCTCAAAAGCCATTCAAAGTAATCTTAATCCATTGTTCAAG GTGAGTGCTGTGAAAATTGTTCATGAGTTTCCTCGAACAATGTCAAACAAGTTACTAAGGAGAGTTTTGAGGGATCAACTGAACCGTGAATTCTCAATTCAGAGTAAAATTTAG
- the LOC115722980 gene encoding probable CoA ligase CCL12 isoform X2 has protein sequence MEKHGPSLLGPLYKDPITSYSLFQKFSVEHPEVYWSIALKELSVSFQEEPKCILDKSDKSKHGGSWLPGAVLNIAECCLLPTSYPRKDDDSLAIVWRDEGSDDSSVNLITLKQLREQVISVAKSLDAMFSKGDAIAMDMPMTANAVIIYLAIILSGLVVVSIADSFAPKEIASRLHVSQAKAIFTQDFILRGGRKFPLYSRVVEAAPDRVIVLPATGSNTGIQLREQDMSWGDFLSSVGTRSRKYSPCYQPVDSLINILFSSGTTGEPKAIPWTHLSPIRCSSDFWAYMDIKVGDVVCWPTNLGWALGPFILFTCFLSGAVLALYHGSPLGRGFGKFVQDASVTKLGTVPSLVKTWKNTQCMKGLDWTKIKSVASTGETSNVDDDLWLSSQAYYKPVIECCGGTELASSYIQGSLLQPQAFGAFNTATMTTSFVIIDEHGNPYPDDQACTGEVGLIPLYLGASDRLLNADHEEVYFKGMPLYKGMRLRRHGDIINRTVGGYFIVQGRADDTMNLGGIKTSSFELERVCDRADDSILETAAVSVSPIGGGPEQLVMFVVLKNGYDAEAENLRTKFSKAIQSNLNPLFKVSAVKIVHEFPRTMSNKLLRRVLRDQLNREFSIQSKI, from the exons ATGGAGAAGCACGGTCCAAGCCTTCTTGGCCCTTTATATAAGGATCCTATAACAAGTTATAGCCTCTTTCAGAAGTTCTCTGTTGAGCACCCTGAG GTTTATTGGTCGATTGCCCTAAAAGAGCTTTCGGTATCATTCCAAGAAGAACCAAAATGCATTCTAGACAAATCTGATAAGTCAAAGCATGGCGGATCATGGCTTCCGGGTGCAGTTTTGAACATTGCTGAATGTTGTTTGTTGCCCACTTCATATCCAAGGAAAGATGATGATAGTTTGGCTATTGTATGGAGAGATGAAGGTTCTGATGATTCTAGTGTAAACTTGATTACACTAAAGCAACTTCGGGAGCAAGTAAT CTCGGTTGCTAAGTCGCTGGATGCCATGTTTTCCAAGGGTGATGCAATTGCAATGGACATGCCAATGACAGCTAATGCAGTTATAATTTACTTAGCAATCATACTTTCAGGTCTTGTTGTTGTATCAATAGCTGACAGCTTTGCTCCAAAGGAAATTGCAAGTCGATTGCATGTCTCACAAGCCAAGGCTATCTTTACCCAG GATTTCATACTAAGAGGCGGTCGCAAGTTTCCTCTATACAG TCGAGTTGTGGAAGCTGCACCAGATAGAGTTATTGTCCTCCCTGCAACTGGGAGCAACACAGGCATTCAGCTAAGAGAACAGGATATGTCATGGGGAGACTTCCTCTCCAGTGTTGGCACTCGTTCAAG AAAGTACTCTCCATGCTATCAACCAGTTGACTCTTTGATCAATATACTATTTTCATCTGGAACAACGG GAGAACCAAAAGCTATTCCATGGACACATCTTTCTCCAATTAGGTGTTCATCTGATTTTTGGGCTTATATGGATATCAAAGTTGGAGATGTTGTCTGCTGGCCTACAAATTTAGGATGGGCATTGGGTCCATTTATACTTTTCACATGCTTTTTGTCTGGTGCGGTACTTGCTCTCTATCATGGATCTCCTCTCGGCCGTGGCTTTGGCAAATTTGTTCAG GATGCAAGTGTGACTAAATTAGGTACAGTTCCAAGCCTGGTGAAAACTTGGAAGAATACACAATGTATGAAAGGCCTAGATTGGACAAAAATAAA ATCCGTCGCCTCCACAGGAGAAACATCTAATGTTGATGATGACCTTTGGCTGTCTTCGCAAGCATATTATAAGCCCGTTATTGAATGTTGTGGAGGGACAGAGCTTGCATCGTCTTACATACAAGGAAGTCTACTACAACCTCAAGCTTTTGGTGCATTCAATACTGCAACTATGACAACAAGCTTTGTCATAATTGATGAACATGGGAATCCCTAT CCAGATGATCAAGCTTGTACAGGTGAAGTGGGATTAATCCCTCTATATCTAGGTGCAAGTGATAGGTTGCTTAATGCTGATCATGAAGAAGTTTATTTTAAGGGAATGCCACTATACAAAGGAATG CGCCTGAGGAGACATGGAGACATCATCAACAGAACTGTTGGAGGCTATTTCATTGTACAAGGCAGAGCTGATGACACCATGAACCTTGGAGGCATTAAG ACAAGTTCTTTTGAACTCGAACGTGTATGTGACCGAGCTGATGATAGCATCTTAGAGACTGCAGCTGTTAGCGTTTCTCCAATTGGCGGTGGTCCAGAACAACTAGTTATGTTTGTGGTATTAAAGAACGGGTATGACGCTGAAGCTGAAAATCTTAGGACAAAGTTCTCAAAAGCCATTCAAAGTAATCTTAATCCATTGTTCAAG GTGAGTGCTGTGAAAATTGTTCATGAGTTTCCTCGAACAATGTCAAACAAGTTACTAAGGAGAGTTTTGAGGGATCAACTGAACCGTGAATTCTCAATTCAGAGTAAAATTTAG
- the LOC115721740 gene encoding uncharacterized protein LOC115721740 isoform X1 — MPERPEVEAVWRVVEENFLGKKMKRLVVVDDSKVINDIFASDFDVVLLGNTIVVTHRKSKNLWLQLTFFSFHSIRILLSSHFLSWTHMLRLIFCLKSHCGQRALTMIDSFNLQALPWYYKNITDIEEYNGKDLIELIEFNTISISIGDLPPLLYVFMVMGLLMDVKKAGGTCLVLTILS, encoded by the exons ATGCCGGAGCGACCAGAGGTGGAGGCAGTTTGGAGGGTTGTAGAGGAAAACTTCCTTGGCAAGAAGATGAAGAGGTTGGTCGTAGTTGACGACTCCAAGGTCATCAACGACATTTTTGCCTCAGACTTCGATGTTGTACTTTTGGGAAATACTATCGTTGTCACTCACCGCAAGAGCAAGAACCTATGGCTCCAACTTACCTTCTTTTCCTTCCATTCGATTAG GATCTTATTGTCAAGTCACTTTCTGAGTTGGACACATATGCTTCGCTTGATCTTTTGCCTAAAATCTCATTGTGGGCAAAGAGCGCTGACTATGATAGA TTCATTTAATTTACAGGCTCTGCCTTGGTATTATAAGAACATAACCGATATTGAAGAGTACAATGGGAAGGACCTGATTGAATTGATTGAGTTTAACACTATTAGCATTAGTATAGGAGATCTTCCTCCTTTACTATATG TGTTCATGGTTATGGGACTATTAATGGACGTAAAAAAAGCTGGTGGGACGTGTCTTGTGCTCACCATCCTAAGTTAA
- the LOC115721740 gene encoding formamidopyrimidine-DNA glycosylase isoform X2, whose amino-acid sequence MPERPEVEAVWRVVEENFLGKKMKRLVVVDDSKVINDIFASDFDVVLLGNTIVVTHRKSKNLWLQLTFFSFHSIRILLSSHFLSWTHMLRLIFCLKSHCGQRALTMIDVHGYGTINGRKKSWWDVSCAHHPKLKG is encoded by the exons ATGCCGGAGCGACCAGAGGTGGAGGCAGTTTGGAGGGTTGTAGAGGAAAACTTCCTTGGCAAGAAGATGAAGAGGTTGGTCGTAGTTGACGACTCCAAGGTCATCAACGACATTTTTGCCTCAGACTTCGATGTTGTACTTTTGGGAAATACTATCGTTGTCACTCACCGCAAGAGCAAGAACCTATGGCTCCAACTTACCTTCTTTTCCTTCCATTCGATTAG GATCTTATTGTCAAGTCACTTTCTGAGTTGGACACATATGCTTCGCTTGATCTTTTGCCTAAAATCTCATTGTGGGCAAAGAGCGCTGACTATGATAGA TGTTCATGGTTATGGGACTATTAATGGACGTAAAAAAAGCTGGTGGGACGTGTCTTGTGCTCACCATCCTAAGTTAAAG gGCTGA